A single window of Ictalurus furcatus strain D&B chromosome 3, Billie_1.0, whole genome shotgun sequence DNA harbors:
- the flrt3 gene encoding leucine-rich repeat transmembrane protein FLRT3: MACQYKSFFVFFVRAGVLLGLANPLVTSASCPSQCRCDGTFIYCNDRELTSIPTGIPQDATVLFLQNNRIKSAGIPADLRRLNDVEKIYLYCNNLDEFPTNLPVNVKELHLQENNIRTITHASLAQIPFIEELHLDDNSVSAVSIEEGAFRDSNHLRLLFLSRNHLSTIPSGLPMTIEELRFDDNRISSISEASLQDLINLKRLVLDGNLLNNRGIGEMAFVNLINLTELSLVRNSLTSPPANLPGTSLEKLQLQDNHIDRVPVGAFAFLRQLYRLDLSGNKLSSLPMGVFDDLDNLTHLLLRNNPWHCSCRMKWVRDWLRSLPSKVNVRGFMCQGPDKVKGMAIKDLATELFGCSETEVSPTYETSTVSITLPPSRPQWPVYVTKRPVIKGPDFGKNYRSTTPPSHKIITISVKSSTPDTVYISWRVSQPMTALRLSWLKLGHSPAFGSITETIVQGDRTEYLLTSLEPESSYRICMVPMETSNIYLSDETPVCIETETGSLKAYNPTTTLNREQEKEPYKNSSLPLAAIIGGAVALSAIIMLALVCWYIHRNSSLFSRNCTYNKGRRRKDDYAEAGTKKDNSILEIRETSFQMIPINHMPVSKEEFVIHTIFPPNGLNLYKTPHSENSINNRSYRDSGIPDSDHSHS, from the coding sequence ATGGCGTGCCAGTACAAGtccttcttcgtcttcttcgtCAGAGCTGGGGTTCTCCTGGGTCTGGCCAATCCACTGGTGACCTCAGCCTCCTGTCCATCACAGTGCCGGTGTGATGGGACTTTCATCTATTGCAATGACCGGGAGCTGACTTCTATTCCTACAGGAATCCCACAGGACGCCACCGTCCTCTTCCTACAGAACAACCGAATTAAGAGCGCAGGCATCCCTGCTGATCTGCGGAGACTCAACGACGTGGAGAAGATCTACCTATATTGCAACAACTTGGACGAGTTTCCTACCAACCTTCCCGTGAACGTCAAGGAGCTCCACCTTCAGGAAAACAACATCCGGACTATCACGCATGCCTCGTTGGCACAAATTCCCTTCATTGAGGAATTACACTTGGACGACAATTCCGTGTCCGCCGTCAGTATAGAGGAGGGAGCGTTCCGTGACAGCAACCACCTGAGGTTACTCTTCCTTTCACGCAATCACCTGAGCACTATTCCCTCTGGTCTGCCCATGACCATCGAGGAGCTTCGCTTCGATGACAACCGCATCTCCTCCATTTCTGAGGCATCCCTGCAAGATCTGATCAATCTAAAACGTCTGGTGCTGGATGGCAATCTCTTGAACAACAGGGGTATTGGGGAAATGGCCTTTGTTAATTTGATCAACTTGACCGAGCTTTCACTGGTGCGTAACTCCCTCACATCGCCACCTGCCAACCTGCCGGGCACCAGCCTTGAGAAATTACAGCTGCAGGACAACCACATAGACAGGGTACCAGTAGGTGCCTTTGCTTTCCTACGCCAGCTGTACCGCCTGGATCTGTCTGGCAACAAATTGAGCAGCCTGCCCATGGGGGTCTTTGATGACCTAGATAACCTTACCCATCTGCTGCTGCGCAACAACCCATGGCACTGCAGCTGCAGAATGAAGTGGGTGCGAGACTGGCTGCGCTCATTGCCCTCCAAGGTCAATGTGCGGGGCTTTATGTGCCAAGGTCCTGATAAGGTCAAAGGTATGGCTATTAAGGATCTAGCCACAGAGCTCTTTGGTTGCTCTGAAACGGAGGTCTCTCCGACATACGAGACCAGCACGGTCTCCATCACGCTGCCACCATCTCGACCCCAATGGCCCGTTTACGTGACTAAAAGACCAGTGATTAAGGGGCCAGACTTTGGAAAGAACTATCGCAGTACTACGCCACCAAGTCATAAGATCATCACAATAAGTGTTAAATCCAGCACTCCAGACACGGTGTACATATCCTGGAGGGTATCTCAGCCGATGACTGCCCTGCGACTCAGCTGGTTAAAACTGGGCCACAGCCCTGCGTTCGGATCCATCACCGAGACCATCGTGCAGGGGGATAGGACGGAGTACTTGCTTACATCTCTGGAGCCCGAATCCTCCTATCGGATATGCATGGTTCCTATGGAGACCAGTAATATTTACCTGTCAGATGAGACACCTGTTTGCATAGAGACAGAAACAGGCTCCTTAAAAGCATATAACCCCACTACGACCTTAAACAGGGAGCAGGAGAAGGAGCCTTACAAAAATTCTAGCCTGCCTTTAGCTGCTATTATAGGAGGAGCCGTCGCACTTTCGGCCATCATAATGCTGGCACTAGTGTGCTGGTACATCCACAGGAATAGTTCTTTGTTTTCCAGGAATTGCACATACAACAAAGGGCGCAGGAGGAAGGACGACTACGCGGAGGCTGGCACGAAGAAGGACAACTCCATCTTGGAGATTAGAGAGACTTCCTTTCAAATGATTCCCATCAATCACATGCCAGTGTCCAAGGAAGAGTTTGTGATACACACGATTTTTCCTCCTAATGGCTTAAACCTTTACAAGACTCCACACAGTGAAAACAGTATCAACAACAGAAGCTACAGAGACAGTGGAATACCAGATTCAGACCACTCCCATTCATGA